A genomic window from Perca flavescens isolate YP-PL-M2 unplaced genomic scaffold, PFLA_1.0 EPR50_1.1_unplaced_scaf_4, whole genome shotgun sequence includes:
- the LOC114551728 gene encoding stonustoxin subunit alpha-like — protein MLHLNVQTVSLSVNNNVCDSDVMSMFPRCSDPPPTFRVEPAGVRYLRPGLRKYSCELRLDTNTVNRNFILSDNNRMVTYVEEDQPYPDHPERFDSYHQLLCRDGLTGRCYWEVETRGDVHIAVSYRGISRREDSDDCWFGYNDQSWSLICSDGRYSVCHNNRKTSISSSSVSDRVAVYVDCPAGSLSFYTVSSDSLNHLHTVNTTFTQTLYPGFGIWSGSSVSLCPL, from the exons ATGCTACATTTGAATGTTCAGACTGTTTCTCTATCAGTGAATAATAATGTGTGCGATAGTGATGTAATGTCCATGTTTCCACGCTGCTCTGACCCCCCTCCTACTTTCAgggtggagcctgctggagtcagatATTTGAGACCTGGTCTGAGaaagt attcctgtgaactcagactcgacacaaacacagtgaacagaaacttcatactgtctgacaacaacagaaTGGTAACATATGTGGAGGAggatcagccatatcctgatcatccagagaggtttgactcctatcatcagctgctgtgtagagatggtctgactggtcgctgttactgggaggtagaGACGAGAGGAGATGTTCATATagcagtgagttacagaggaatcagcagGAGAGAAGACAGTGATGACTGTTGGTTTGGATATAAcgatcagtcctggagtctgatcTGCTCTGATGGTCGTTACTCTGTCTGTCACAATAACAGAAAaacatccatctcctcctcctctgtctctgatagagtagcagtgtatgtggactgtcctgctggctctctgtccttctacacagtctcctctgactcactgaacCACCTCCACACcgtcaacaccacattcactcagactCTCTATCCTGGGTTTGGGATCTGgtctggttcctcagtgtctctgtgtcctctgtag
- the LOC114551717 gene encoding protein NLRC3, translating to MDQCEDRETTLSGEPDRETTLSGEQDRQTKAQRTILLRDSDESEPEPSCVSMMSDRSKDLPLWFKNQASPTAEMDQESLEVPSVHSAQQHQIHMDSIFMLLEENIVTFVKNELKKIQKVLSPDYPECKESQREGEDEEQRSNREEFLKITLHFLRKMKQNELGDRLQRRSLSGVCKRKLKSNLNKKFHCVFEGIAKEGNPSLLNQMFTKIYMTKGGTVEVNAEHEIRQIKTASRKSNRPETTIRQEDIFKTPPGRDKPIRTVMTKGVAGIGKTVLTQKFTLDWAEDKANQDIQFTFPFTFRELNVLKERKYSLVELFDYFFSETKEAGICRFEEAVFIFDGLDECRLPLDFLNTEILTDVTKSTSVEVLLTNLIRGNLLPSSRLWITTRPAAANQIPPGCVDMVTEVRGFTDPQKEDYFRKRFRDEEQANRIISHIKTSRSLHIMCQIPVFCSITATVLEDMLKTREGGELPKTLTEMYIHFLVVQSKVKNIKYDGGAETDSHWSPDTRKMIDSLGKLPFEQLQKGNLIFYESDLTECGIDIRAASEYSGVFTQIFKEERGLYQDKVFCFIHLSVQEFLASLHVHLTFTNSGVNLLSEDQTTSTQFYQSAVDKALQSPNGHLDLFLRFLLGLSLQTNQNPLRGLKTQTIKITSQGLRTQKGSSSQTIKIPLKGLQTQTGSSSETNQTLSRGLNTQTGSSSETSQILSRGLKKQTGSSSETNQALLRDLMTKMRISSESKQETVEYIKKKISENLSAERSINLFHCLNELNYRSLVEDIQQYLSSGSLSTDELSPAQWSALGFILLSSEEDL from the exons ATGGATCAGTGTGAGGACAGAGAAACGACTCTGAGTGGAGAACCAGACAGAGAAACCACTCTTAGTGGGGAACAGGACCGCCAGACCAAAGCTCAGAG GACCATCCTGCTACGGGACTCTGATGAATCTGAACcagaacccagctgtgtgtccatgatGAGTGACCGGTCTAAGGATTTGCCGCTGTGGTTTAAAAATCAAGCTTCACCAACAGCAGA AATGGACCAGGAGAGCTTAGAGGTTCCCAGTGTTCACTCTGCCCAGCAGCATCAAATACACATGGACTCCATCTTTATG ctgctggaggagaacATCGTCACTTTTGTGAAGAACGAGCTGAAGAAGATTCAGAAGGTTCTGAGTCCAGATTACCCAGAATGCaaagagagtcagagggagggtgaggatgaagagcagaggagCAACAGAGAGGAATTTCTGAAGATCACACTTCACTTCCTGAGGAAAATGAAGCAGAATGAGCTGGGTGACCGTCTGCAGCGCA GAAGTCTTTCTGGAGTTTGTAAGCGTAAACTCAAATCTAACCTAAACAAGAAATTCCactgtgtgtttgaggggattgctaaagAAGGAAATCCAAGCCTTCTGAATCAGATGTTCACAAAGATCTACATGACAAAGGGAGGGACTGTAGAGGTCAATGCTGAACATGAGATCAGACAGATTAAAACAGCATCCAGGAAATCAAACAGACCCGAAACAACAATCAGACAAGAAGATATCTTTAAAACTCCACCTGGAAgagataaaccaatcagaacagtgatgacaaagggagtggctggcatcgggaaaacagtcttaacacagaagttcactctggactgggctgaagacaaagccaaccaggacatccagttcacatttccattcaccttcagagagctgaatgtcttgaaagagagaaagtacagcttggtggaacttTTTGattacttctttagtgaaaccaaagaagcaggaatctgcaggtttgaagaggccgtgttcatctttgacggtctggatgagtgtcgacttcctctggacttcctcaacactgagatcctgactgatgttacaaagtccacctcagtggaggtgctgctgacaaacctcatcagggggaatctgcttccctcttctcgcctctggataaccacacgacctgcagcagccaatcagatccctcctgggtgtgttgacatggtgacagaggtcagagggttcactgacccacagaaggaggactacttcaggaagagattcagagatgAAGAGCAGGCCaacagaatcatctcccacatcaagacatcacgAAGCCTCCATATCATGTGTCaaatcccagtcttctgctcgATCACTGCAACAGTTCTGGAGGACATGttgaagaccagagagggaggagagctgcccaagaccctgactgagatgtacatccacttcctggtggttcagtccaaagTGAAGAACATCAAGTATGATGGAGGAGCTGAGACAGATTCACACTGGAGTCCAGACACCAGGAAGATGATCGATTCTCTGGGAAAATTGCCgtttgagcagctgcagaaaggcaacctgatcttctatgaatcagacctgacagagtgtgGCATCGATATCAGAGCAGCCTCAGAgtactcaggagtgttcacgcagatctttaaagaggagagaggactcTACCAGGACAAAGTGTTCTGCTTcatccatctgagtgttcaggagtttctggcttctcttcatgtccatctaacattcaccaactctggagtcaacctgctgtCAGAAGACCAAACAACATCAACACAGTTCTACCAGAGCGCTGTGGACAAAgccttacagagtccaaatggacacctggacttgttcctccgcttcctcctgggtctttcactgcagaccaatcagaatccccTACGAGGACTGAAGACACAGACTATTAAGATTACCTCACAAGGTCTGCGGACACAAAAAGGAAGCAGCTCACAGACTATTAAGATTCCCTTAAAAGgtctacagacacagacaggaagtagctcAGAGACCAATCAGACTCTCTCACGAggactgaacacacagacaggaagtagctcAGAGACTAGTCAGATTCTCTCACGAGGACTGAAGaaacagacaggaagtagctcAGAGACCAATCAGGCTCTCTTACGAGACCTGATGACAAAGATGAGAATTAGCTCAGAGTCCAAACAGGAAACAGTTGagtacatcaagaagaagatcagtgagaatctgtctgcagagagaagcatcaatctgttccactgtctgaatgaactaAATTATCGTTCTCTAGTGGAGGATATCCAACAGTACCTGAgttcaggaagtctctccacagatgaactgtctcctgctcagtggtcagctctgggCTTCATtttactgtcatcagaagaagatctg
- the LOC114551718 gene encoding protein NLRC3-like, whose protein sequence is MDQCEDRETTLSGEPDSQTKAQRIHQRPDSPEPAPSFVSFKSDQSKDPPLTILMLDSDESEPEPSCVSFKSDQSKDPPLLFKNQVSPTAEVDQESSEVPSGQSAQQHQTHLDSIFVLLEENIISFVKNELKKIQNVLSPDYPECSESQRKDEDEEQTTSREAFLKITLHFLRRMKQDKLADCLQRKSPTVCKRKLKSNLNKKFQCVFEGIAKAGNQTLLNQMFTQIYITKEGTAEVNAEHEVRQIETASRKPDRPETTIRQEDIFKTPPGRDEPIRTVMTKGVAGIGKTVLTQKFTLDWAEDKANQDIQFTFPFTFRELNVLKERKYSLVELVDYFFSETKEAGICRFEEFPVVFIFDGLDECRLPLDFLNTEILTDVTESTSVGVLLTNLIRGNLLPSARVWITTRPAAANQIPPGCVDMVTEIRGFTDPQKEEYFRKKFRDEEQASRIISHIKTSRSLHIMCHIPVFCWITATVLEDKLKTIEGVELPKTLTEMYIHFLVVQTKVKNIKYDGGAETDQHWRPDSRKMIESLGRLAFEQLQKGNLIFYESDLTESGIDIRAASVCSGVFTQIFKEERGLYQDKVFCFVHLSVQEFLAALHVHLTFTNSGVNLQSEEQTSTSFYQSAVDKALQSPNGHLDLFLRFLLGLSLQNNQNLLRGLMTQTGSSSETNQETVNYIKKKISENLSAEKSINLFHCLNELNDRSLVEQIQQSLSSGSLSTGNLSPAQWSALVFILLSSEKDLDVFDLRKYSASEEALLRLLPVVKASNKALLRDCNLSERSCEALSSVLSSQSSSLRELDLSNNNLQDSGAKLISVGLKSPHCILETLRLSGCNLSERSCEALSSVLSSQSSSLRELDLSNNNLQDLGGKLISVGLKSQHCTMETLRVEPAGVRWLTPGLRKYSCELTLDTNTVNRKLKLSDNNRKMTQVEEDQPYPDHPERFDSGYPQLLCRDGLTGRCYWEVERRGDVNISVSYRGIKRRGDRDDCLFGENDQSWSLFCSDDGYSVCHNKRITSISSPSVSGRVAVYVDCPAGSLSFYTVSSDSLIHLYTFNTTFTEPLYPGFGFWSPVSGFWPRSSGSSVSLCSV, encoded by the exons AGTGGACCAGGAGAGCTCAGAGGTTCCCAGTGGTCAGTCTGCCcagcagcatcaaacacacCTGGACTCTATATTTGTG CTACTGGAGGAGAACATCATCTCTTTTGTGAAGAATGAGCTGAAGAAGATCCAGAATGTCCTGAGTCCAGATTACCCAGAATGCTCAGAGAGCCAGAGGaaggatgaggatgaagagcagaCAACGAGCAGAGAGGCATTTCTGAAgatcacactgcacttcctgaggAGAATGAAGCAGGACAAGCTGGCGGACTGTCTGCAGAGGA AAAGTCCAACAGTTTGTAAACGTAAACTCAAATCTAACCTAAACAAgaagttccagtgtgtgtttgaggggattgctaaagcaggaaaccAAACCCTTCTGAATCAGATGTTCACACAGATCTACATCACAAAGGAAGGGACTGCAGAGGTCAATGctgaacatgaggtcagacagattgaaacagcatccaggaaaccagacagaccagaaacaacaatcagacaagaagacatctttaaaaccccacctggaagagatgaaccaatcagaacagtgatgacaaagggagtggctggcatcgggaaaacggtcttaacacagaagttcactctggactgggctgaagacaaagccaaccaggacatccagttcacatttccattcactttcagagagctgaatgtgctgaaagagagaaagtacagcttggtggaactGGTTGATTATttctttagtgaaaccaaagaagcaggaatctgcaggtttgaagagttcccagttgtgttcatctttgacggtctggatgagtgtcgacttcctctggacttcctcaacactgagatcctgactgatgttacagagtccactTCAGTGggtgtgctgctgacaaacctcatcagggggaatctgcttccctctgctcgcgtctggataaccacacgacctgcagcagccaatcagatccctcccgggtgtgttgacatggtgacagagatcagagggttcactgacccacaaaaggaggagtacttcaggaagaaattcagagatgaggagcaggccagcagaatcatctcccacatcaagacatcacgaagcctccacatcatgtgtcacatcccagtcttctgctggatcactgctacagttctggaggacAAGTTGAAGACCATAGAGGGAGtagagctgcccaagaccctgactgagatgtacatccacttcctggtggttcagACCAAAGTGAAGAACATCAAGTATGATGGAGGTGCTGAGACAGATCAACACTGGAGGCCAGACAGCAGGAAGATGATTGAGTCTCTGGGAAGactggcttttgagcagctgcagaaaggcaacctgatcttctatgaatcagacctgacagagAGTGGCATCGATATCAGAGCAGCCTCAGTGTGCTCAGGAGTTTTCACGcagatctttaaagaggagagaggactgtaccaggacaaggtgttctgcttcgtccatctgagtgttcaggagtttctggctgctcttcatgtccatctgaccttcaccaactctggagtcaacctgcAGTCAGAAGAACAAACATCAACAAGTTTCtaccagagtgctgtggacaaggccttacaaagtccaaatggacacctggacttgttcctccgcttcctcctgggtctttcactGCAGAACAATCAGAATCTCCTACGAGGTCTgatgacacagacaggaagtagctcagagaccaatcaggaaacagtcaactacatcaagaagaagatcagtgaaaatctgtctgcagagaaaagcatcaatctgttccactgtctgaatgaactgaatgatcgtTCTCTAGTGGAGCAGATCCAACAGTCCCTGAgttcaggaagtctctccacGGGTAatctgtctcctgctcagtggtcagctctggtcttcatcttactgtcatcagaaaaAGATCTGGATGTGTTTGACCTGAGgaaatactctgcttcagaggaggctcttctgaggctgctgccagtggtcaaagcctccaacaaagctct actgagagactgtaatctgtcagagagaagctgtgaagctctgtcctcagttctcagctcccagtcctctagtctgagagagctggacctgagtaacaacaacctgcaggattcaggagcgaagctgatctctgttggactgaagagtccacactgcatactggagactctcag actgagtggctgtaatctgtcagagagaagctgtgaagctctgtcctctgttctcagctcccagtcctctagtctgagagagctggacctgagtaacaacaacctgcaggattTAGGAGGGAAGTTGATCTctgttggactgaagagtcAACACTGCACaatggagactctcag ggtggagcctgctggagtcagatggttgacaccaggtctgaggaagt attcctgtgaactcacactcgacacaaacacagtgaacagaaaactcaaactgtctgacaacaacaggaagatGACACAAGTGGAAGAGGATCAGCcgtatcctgatcatccagagaggtttgactccgggtatcctcagctgctgtgtagagatggtctgactggtcgctgttactgggaggtagagaggagaggagatgttaatatatcagtgagttacagaggaatcaagaggagaggagacagagatgactgtttgtttggagaaaatgatcagtcctggagtctgttCTGCTCTGATGATGGTTACTCTGTCTGTCACAATAAGAGAATAACATCCATCtcctccccctctgtctctggtagagtagcagtgtatgtggactgtcctgctggctctctgtccttctacacagtctcctctgactcactgatccacctctacaccttcaacaccacattcactgagCCTCTTTATCCTGGGTTCGGATTCTGGTCTCCTGTGTCTGGGTTCTGGCCCAGGTCTTCTGGTtcttcagtgtctctgtgttctgtgtag